The Papaver somniferum cultivar HN1 unplaced genomic scaffold, ASM357369v1 unplaced-scaffold_82, whole genome shotgun sequence region ATGAAGGTAAATCCTGAAAAATGTACCTTTGGAGTTCcctcgggaaattttttaggatgtTTGGTCACAAAGCGGGGAAtcgaagttgatccagaaaaggtacgGGCGATCCAACAGATGCCATCACCACAAAATCTTAAACAGGTCCAAAAACTCAATGGAAGATTAGCAGCAATGAACAGATTCCTGGCCCGGTCATCAGACAAGTGCAAACCATTTTTTGATATACTCAAAAAGGAAAGCAAATTCGCATGGACAATAAAATGTGAAGACGCATTCACTAAGATCAAAACATATCTAGCATCAATTCCGATACTACAAAGACCCGAGCCCAAAGAAGTGTTAACATTATATATCACAGCTACGATCAATGCAGTGAGCGCCGTATTAGTCAGAACCAAGGAAAGGGAAGAAATACCGGTCtactacatcagcaaaacattcaGTCCCGCAGAGCGGAATTATACAAAAATGGAGCAACTAATCCTAGCACTACTTTTTGCAACACAAAAACTGAGAACATATTTCTTAACTCACACAGTCAGAGTGCTAACAGTTGCTCCACTTGAAAATGTACTCAAACATACTCAGAAGGTTGGGAGAGTAGAAAAATGGAATATCCAGTTAGAACAATTTGATATTGTATTTGAGCGCAGAACTGCCCAAAAATCTCAAATCCTGGCAGATTTCCTTGCTGATttaccacttgaatatgaaatggGCATAGATGACATCCCCAACTTCAAAGATAAAGAAGATCTAGGAGACGTATTAACGCCAGTCAATATCAAAAGGTGGGAAGTGTTTGTAGATGGATCCTCAAACAATGAAGGCGCAGGGATTGGGGTAGTAATCACAACACCAGCGGGACAAAGAATGATTCACGCATTCAGATTGGAGTTTGAAAAGCACACCAATAACGTGGTTGAATATGAAGCTTTAGTGCATGCTCTGAAGTTAATATTGGAATTAGGAATATCAAATGTCCGACtaactagtgattcacagctagtgATCAAACAGATTGACGTCCAATACCACACTTTAGACGAGACAATGGAAGCATATATGAATATGGTTCAAAAACTCGCGTCTCAAATTGAAGACATTACTTTTAGACACCTATCTAGAAAAGACAATAGACATACAGATGCCCTTGCAttcatatcatccatgctgagagaTCCAGAAGTAGAGGCAATAAAAATTGGGAGGATATACGAACCATCAATCCAACAAACTCCACTTGTTGCAGTTACAGCTGAAAGTGAAGATGAGGCCATCAGAGAATACATACATGATGAAGCAGATACGGAGATGCCAGATCCCGCACAAGAAATAATAACCCCGAATAATCCTATCTATCATCCCGTATCAGACTGGCGGATACCAATTCACTATTTTCTAGAAGATGAAACACTTCCTACGGGATATTTGGAGGCCAGAAAAGTCGCAATGAAAGCAACTAACTACCAACTCCGAGATGGGATTTTGTACAAAAAAACCTTTTTAGGGCCATTATTACGATGCTTATCAAGAAGTGAAGGCTACGAAATATTGAAAGATATACACTATGGGGATGCAGCAAATCATGCAGCAAGAAGATCACTAGCATTAAAAGCCAAAGCACAAGGATACTACTGGCCGACAATGAATGCCGATGCTGCGGACATGTCAaaaagatgcgaagaatgtcagagATGGACTCGCAAGATCAGAGCACCAACGACAGAACTGAATTCGGTGTTAAGCCCATGGCCGTTCTTGAAATGGGGAATAGATATAGTGGTGCCATTTATTCCAGGAACTAAAAAGAGGAAATACCTCATTGTAGCTGTtgattatttcaccaagtgggttgaagaaAAAGCAACGGCAAACATTGCAGATACTGACATCTTCACGTTCGTTTTTCAGAATATAATCTGCAGGTTTGGAATTCCAGCAGAAATAATCACAGATAATGGTGCTCAATTCAAAGGGAAACAAATTAAGATTCTGCTGGAGACTTTCAAAATTCAGATGCACAAATCAACACCTATTTACCCACAAAGCAACGGGCAGGTTGAAGCAGCTAATAAAGTCATAGTTCTCAATATTAAAAAGACCCTCGATGGACACAAACATAATTGGTGCGAGCAACTACATAACACACTCTGGGCGTACCGCACAACAAGAAGAGAACCAACGGGGGAATCTCCATTTCTGCTAACCTATGGGGCAGAAGCTGTCATACCAACAGAAATCATACTTCCAACGACAAAACGGAGGCATGGATGAAAATTTAAACACGGATATCATGCTTGAAAAGTTGTACGacttagaagaaagaagagaatgtGCTCTTCAAAGAATGGAGAATTATCAGAGAAGAATAgcaagagaatacaacaaaaaagCAAGACCGAGACATTTCATTGAGAGGCAATATGTTTTACGACAAATCCCACCACATCAAAGGGATAGGTCCATGGGAAAATTTGCACCAATTTGGGGAGGACCCTACATAATTCACGATCAAGCAGGGGCAGGATCGTATTAAATACGGAACATGAAGGGAGAAATACTgcgacacccatggaatgcaattCACCTGAAAGCATATTATCCGTAAAATAGACAACCCATCTACGGGCAAATTCAGGAAGTAATCAGGTAATATACAATCGAACTACGTAGCGCTTGATCCCACACTTTGGGTAAGTAGGCAATCATTCTATACGATTCAGTGctttcattcaaaaaaaaaatgtgtatatatatatataccgttTCCGTTATATACATATGTACTGTCTCTCAACAATTCTCCTTAAACACCTGATTATTCCTCCAAAAATGACAATAGATTGTCCAAACCCCGTATTATACATTCATATGTCACGGGAGTCCCGCATATTGAAATTCATATATGGCGCGACAAGCTGGGATTGGCATTAATGCACATATTATACACCTTTTAGAGCACTCCCGAGCCAGGGAGTGGCGAATTGCATACACTGCAGTTGGCGCTCATCCTCTATTAGATCCCAGTAATACGTCCGTAAGGTGATACGATTCATATTAATCGATTGACCCAAATGGAGAGAACCATCTTGCCGATCCAACTCCCTTGGTAGGGGAGAAAAGAAGGAGGTGACTGTTCTCAGAAATAGAATATAAACCACGTCTTTATCTTTAGACATGTGTTACAGATATCATCGATATCGACAGAATTATATTTCTTGCCCAAAAATTTTATCTTTACAGATTTTCGGATAAGTGAAAGTAACAAGTCAGAAGAACAGTCAGAAGAACAACCGCGaggattatttcaataaataCTGATACACGGGATCTTATCAACTCGACAATTGAAAAAGGGCGGGACATATCATAAGAAGTCACAAGCAACACATATAGAACGGTAAAAGTATAGTGGAGGAAGTTCGCATCAAAAGAGGAGTGATAAACAACAAATCCATCTGTTAAGcaacagccaaaaaaaaaaaaaaactaaactatgAAAGAAGAGTGTCAATCATTAGACATGATCGTATGCCTTGTAAATATTTTTCTTGTGATCATGGTTCACACGGTCAATAAACTTATTCATCGATCTGCGGGCATGTTCCGAGGCATCTTTATGAAGCTTTTTCAACTCTGCAATTTTTGCGGATGCCGCATCCTCCAATTGCTTTTTTAAATTCACCACTTCAAGCTTAAGGCTAGCTTCCCGTTTCTCGGCATCTGTGGCACGATCAAGAATAGCGGAATAAGGGAAGAGTTAAAGAAAGAAGAATAACGAGACGTATGACGGTCCATTTAAGCAACCTATAAGTTATCTCAACTTATTCAGTTCATCAACTAAAACATCACGACTCTCATTCAAGATCTTATATTCACTGGATAGTTTCTGATAATCTGCCTCAGCATTACGCAATTTCACGATATGATCGTCAATTTCAACCCTTTGCATGAAATTCTCGTGTCGAAGATGAACATTCTGGGTGGAAATCTTTTCAACCTCcttctgaagatgatgagaaaATTGAGCACGTTTCAATTTTTCTCCATCAGCTTTGAGTAAAGACTCACGAAGGTCAGAAGTTAATCCCGTGCATTCACATCTGCAGAGAGACTCACAACTTCTTTAGCAATCGGGGAACCCTGAACTTGATCTTTTGACGGGATCAATGAACGAGCACGGGATAATTCATCTTTGAGAAACTTAATTTCAGCAACACAGTTATTCCTTGATTCAAGAAGTTTAGATTCCTTCATTCTAGAAGAATCAACATCGCGTCTGATACCAGCAATCCTCTCGCGAAGCTCTCCTTTTAGTAGGATGTTACGGGATCGAAGTTGAGAAATCATGGTCTCATCTGACCAGTACGGGACTCATATTCAGAAGAACAAACAAGGAGAACAATAAGAAAAACAACGGGACACATGAAGAAATGTTAATACCTTCAGCATGAGTCTCCTTCAGTTTAATCAACTCAACACGCAGATTCTCTAATTCTGTTTTTTCAGCTGAGCTGATGCCGCTAATAGATGCCTTTAgctgttcaatttcagtttcacgaTCTCCAGCCTTGGTTTGAGCATCGCGAAGAAGCGACTGGAACTTGGCTGCTTTCAACTTGTAAAGTTGATATAGTTGAAATATAATCAACTTGACGAGCCAACTGTAACATAACGGTAAGGGGGAAagtcaagaaaaataaaggacggattcttaaaaaaaaatacaaggagGAAAACTTACGGAAGATAGATGATACTGCGGGAAGAAGTAAGTATGACTATCAACACAGGAAGTCATCTCTTTGAAACTAGCATGAGGGACGTCAATGAAAGATTGGGAGATGCGGTCAGCACGAAGCATAGAATCCCTCACTTCTTCAAAGCTAGTAGGCTTCATACGATTGCGAGTTTCCATGGAACTCGGAGAATCGCGTTCGACAGGAACTTCAGGGCTAAAGCCACTCAGCAATCCACGTTCCCTGGCCCAGTTCAAAGCAGCCTCCTCATCTTCGGGGTCAAAGTCATTAAGATCCACCAAAAACCTAGTTGTTGCAACAGAAGAGGGACCCGCATCACCCATCAACGTTTCGGAAACTGAATCTTTTTCCAAGGGATCCAAATCCTCAAACGTAGGAACAAAAGGGGAAGGCGGAGTTTCTACTCTTTCATGACCGTGGTCAGCAGATTCGATTTGCAGGATCTTCTCTTGATGAGCTCCTTGTGTATCAAACGAGAACACAGGAGAAACAACGTCGGGTTCGTCCCCGTGGGGTAACTGCTCAACATCCTTACTCTCACCGTGTTGAGATTGCGGAGGAGACCCGCGGGCAGATGATTCTGGAGTATCATCTTCTTTACGGGATCTAGGCAAAGAAGATTGCTTCAGGGTTTGATCGGAACCATCAGACTCAGACTCAAACTCCTCCTCCAAGGGGAGACTGGTCGTTTCAACACCCGAATCTTCCGCTTGAAATCCGGCAGTAGAACTTTGAGAAGTCTTAGGTTTCTTGGCAGCCTAATTGAATATAATGTAGAAAAGTCAGGAACATTATAGCAAGATGAAAAGAACAAAGAACGAGGTTCAGAACCAGCGTAATGTACCTTCACTCTAGAAGACATGTCATATTGTTCCTCCTCCGAATAATCGAAATTGAAACCAGAGAAGTTGAGCAGCCAAGGAGTATAATCCCCGTATCTTGTAGGACCAGATTCGCGAACCTTCTCCGGATTCACGGGAGACCAGCCCCAACACCACGGGCCAACAATTTCGATAACAGTGTGATGCCACTTGAATTCATGATCATCACGAACCATTTCATTCCTTGGAAATGGAATGGGATTAACATCATCCTCCGTACCAGGAACCCAAGAAATATTGGCTTTATCAACTTCAGATAGAAGAAGTCGAAATCTTTTCTCGAAATCTCTCTTGATACACATCTTACGGCGACTGGGACCAACACTCCATTTTTTGTGAACCGCCGAACTAATGAAGTCATGGTAAGTGAAGTTAAAGTTATCCGGAGTGTACCATGATATTTGCTCAGGATTGGGAATGTACTTGGTCATCTTGGTAGCACCATGGCAACGAAGACGACACTCCTCGAGTAGACTCCACCAGTTACCCGTGTAAGTGACGGCAGAGCGACAGGCAGAACTCTTTACTTTGTCACGGGAGGCAAGAACATCATAGACGAAGGAATCCTCCTTCTGATATAAGGGGATGGGCATACCAGCTTCAATAGCTCCAACGGTGGTGAGACAATGCATATGGTTATACTTGTAGTTGGAGATCAGATCGTAAGTCAGATCATCCTCGTCATTATAAAATTTTACAGTAAAACCCTTCAAACCTCTCTTTTCCTTCCAAGCTTCCAAGTCGAGAGGGCGCCAGCTATCACTTGGCAACATATAATTCTTAGGAGGCTTCTTCAAAGGCTTAGATTGATCAGGAGGGGCATCTTGAAAACCACGTCTCTTACGGGCTCGACTATCTCCAAGACTACTACCCGTAGCAGGCTGAATAGAGGCAAGATCCCGTAGAGTCAGGTCAGACTGAGTCGAACTTTGACGAGAGGATTCACAGACGGATTGCCTACGGGGAGGAGACCTTAGAGCTGAAGAACCCGCCATCTCTTTGCGGGGAACATACGGATTTTTATCCTTACTCGATTCAGTCATTTTTCCCATTTATGTCTGCAGGATAAAAGGAAAAGCAGGACAAGCACAAACAGGAGAGAAGTTTACAGGGGAAATCCATAAcaaaaaatggcaagatcagagaATGAAAGATCGAAATATTCTAATCAGAATAGAACCGATATTTACATCATTACGATTTCCAGCCACCGCATGAGCAGAAGATTAAACAGTTGCGGAAAAGAGATGCAGAAATTGAGCAACACCCATATGAAGAACAACAGAGTCAAATAAAAAGGACAACATGTAACAACAGGGTATCAAAACCAATACAGCAACAAGAAATCGAGAATCCAAAAtgataaatttgatcaaagaaATACGAATATTGTTACCTGATTGAAGGAAGATGATCAGCAAAAacagaagggcagcagcagcagcaactggaGCTATAACGAAGAACAGAAGGAAGAGAGGAGTTGCAGTGGAGAGAGAAAGAGTTACGAAGAAAAACAAAAGGGAATGTCACATTTTTGAATATATATAGGAAGCCAGGATAACCGTTATGATAATCGTCCCTCGAAATCAGCCAATGAAACAATGGGAAAGAGAAGACGTGTCACGACTCCGTTTAATGCAGGTAACGGATAGCAGTTAAAGCGAGCAACGTGGGATGTTACCCCTCAAAATAACGGTCGAACAGCATTAAAAGCAAGCCACATGAGGGCTAtttcttctccattttatccTACGAAGAAAACGGAAAATAAGGGGCAAAATGTGAATACCAAAATATCCTAAAAAGACACATATCCGCAGTAGGAACAACCCAAGATACGATGGAGGTACCACGGGATCAATCGGCAATGGACCCGTAACAACAAAGGAGAAATTGTGTCAAACAAATCCCGTGAAGCATCAAACGAGTCCCGTAAAGCTATACTGAAAACGATACAGGCAGGCAGGAGATACGCGTCAGGAATCGAGGCCACATACCACGCGTGTCGACAAGAAAAACGGTCAACCATTGACGTGTCAACGATATAGAAGATAGACACAAAAAAGGGAAGCGCTGGCCGATCGATGCGCGCTGTCATTATAACCAGCCGACAGGTCAAGCTAGAAGCAATAATCAAGATAAGTATGGAAGCAGCTTTAACACGGGGGGATAATATCAACTCAAGAATCCCGTGGTAAGTGGTACACGGGGAAGTAGGAGGTGGAGTCAAGATAATAAGATGAATCAACACGTAGCTGATGATTCACGTACAATTCTAAGGCTATATAAGCCCCATCATAGACATGAAAGAggggaggaaaaaggaaaaagaaaatagacCCTATGTACATTGCTTCCAAGAATCTTAATAAAAGGAGAATTACTTTCATTTAGGATATAATCAAATTTGTCCATAAATCCATCAAAGTCATAGGCATATAGTTTCTAATCGTAGGAAAGTAAAACCAACAGGAGAATCAGTTTTCATGATTGGGTGGATAGCCAGAGATAAACACCACGCAACTCTTGGCTGTCACAGGGAGctctgcttatactttggatttaattttgtgtaaacaggtggtcatgtgagaaaataacaacagctcagtgtatgatttaagattagcaatgaaagaagatggcaatggtattaagaatggaacctaaaacctc contains the following coding sequences:
- the LOC113345668 gene encoding uncharacterized protein LOC113345668 is translated as MRELKMKVNPEKCTFGVPSGNFLGCLVTKRGIEVDPEKVRAIQQMPSPQNLKQVQKLNGRLAAMNRFLARSSDKCKPFFDILKKESKFAWTIKCEDAFTKIKTYLASIPILQRPEPKEVLTLYITATINAVSAVLVRTKEREEIPVYYISKTFSPAERNYTKMEQLILALLFATQKLRTYFLTHTVRVLTVAPLENVLKHTQKVGRVEKWNIQLEQFDIVFERRTAQKSQILADFLADLPLEYEMGIDDIPNFKDKEDLGDVLTPVNIKRWEVFVDGSSNNEGAGIGVVITTPAGQRMIHAFRLEFEKHTNNVVEYEALVHALKLILELGISNVRLTSDSQLVIKQIDVQYHTLDETMEAYMNMVQKLASQIEDITFRHLSRKDNRHTDALAFISSMLRDPEVEAIKIGRIYEPSIQQTPLVAVTAESEDEAIREYIHDEADTEMPDPAQEIITPNNPIYHPVSDWRIPIHYFLEDETLPTGYLEARKVAMKATNYQLRDGILYKKTFLGPLLRCLSRSEGYEILKDIHYGDAANHAARRSLALKAKAQGYYWPTMNADAADMSKRCEECQRWTRKIRAPTTELNSVLSPWPFLKWGIDIVVPFIPGTKKRKYLIVAVDYFTKWVEEKATANIADTDIFTFVFQNIICRFGIPAEIITDNGAQFKGKQIKILLETFKIQMHKSTPIYPQSNGQVEAANKVIVLNIKKTLDGHKHNWCEQLHNTLWAYRTTRREPTGESPFLLTYGAEAVIPTEIILPTTKRRHG
- the LOC113345669 gene encoding uncharacterized protein LOC113345669, which gives rise to MGKMTESSKDKNPYVPRKEMAGSSALRSPPRRQSVCESSRQSSTQSDLTLRDLASIQPATGSSLGDSRARKRRGFQDAPPDQSKPLKKPPKNYMLPSDSWRPLDLEAWKEKRGLKGFTVKFYNDEDDLTYDLISNYKYNHMHCLTTVGAIEAGMPIPLYQKEDSFVYDVLASRDKVKSSACRSAVTYTGNWWSLLEECRLRCHGATKMTKYIPNPEQISWYTPDNFNFTYHDFISSAVHKKWSVGPSRRKMCIKRDFEKRFRLLLSEVDKANISWVPGTEDDVNPIPFPRNEMVRDDHEFKWHHTVIEIVGPWCWGWSPVNPEKVRESGPTRYGDYTPWLLNFSGFNFDYSEEEQYDMSSRVKAAKKPKTSQSSTAGFQAEDSGVETTSLPLEEEFESESDGSDQTLKQSSLPRSRKEDDTPESSARGSPPQSQHGESKDVEQLPHGDEPDVVSPVFSFDTQGAHQEKILQIESADHGHERVETPPSPFVPTFEDLDPLEKDSVSETLMGDAGPSSVATTRFLVDLNDFDPEDEEAALNWARERGLLSGFSPEVPVERDSPSSMETRNRMKPTSFEEVRDSMLRADRISQSFIDVPHASFKEMTSCVDSHTYFFPQYHLSSLARQVDYISTISTLQVESSQLKASISGISSAEKTELENLRVELIKLKETHAEDAEKREASLKLEVVNLKKQLEDAASAKIAELKKLHKDASEHARRSMNKFIDRVNHDHKKNIYKAYDHV